One genomic segment of Ricinus communis isolate WT05 ecotype wild-type chromosome 5, ASM1957865v1, whole genome shotgun sequence includes these proteins:
- the LOC8283303 gene encoding protein CHROMATIN REMODELING 19 has protein sequence MSNNGRMKRVFDEISDDEWDSHSFQPSRVLKTTSLQKHEQKKSAPPSIESFAFNKRCGDTLNCSSSSEDDSIEITPPFTSGDKIENLEDDDVELDDDDAAAFEEGVPRQSNRGRRFVVDDDEEEEEEQVESDRDFAEVYDLNTTDEEEEKLELEEDDVVGKALQKCAKISADLKKELYGSAATSCERYAEVDASSVRIVTQSDIAAACTVVDSDFQPVLKPYQLVGVNFLLLLNRKGIAGAILADEMGLGKTIQAITYLMLLKHLNDDPGPHLIVCPASVLENWERELKKWCPSFSVLQYHGAARAAYSKELNSLAKAGLPLPFNVLLVCYSLFERHSAQQKDDRKILKRWRWSCVLMDEAHALKDKNSYRWKNLMSVARNAKQRLMLTGTPLQNDLHELWSLLEFMMPDLFATEDVDLKKLLNAEDRDLIVRMKSILGPFILRRLKSDVMQQLVPKIQRVEYVSMEKHQEVAYKEAIEEYRTASRDRMAKLKDINLNTIFEFLPRRQVSNYFVQFRKIANHPLLVRRIYSDEDVVRFAKILHPIGVFGFECTLDRVIEELKSYNDFSIHQLLLNYGDKDAKGILSEKHIMLSAKCRALAELLPELRRDGHKVLIFSQWTSMLDILEWTLDVIGLTYRRLDGSTPVTERQTIVDAFNNDTSIFACLLSTRAGGQGLNLTGADTVVIHDMDFNPQIDRQAEDRCHRIGQTKPVTIYRLVTKGTVDENIYEIAKRKLTLDAAVLESGVEVDDAGDTSEKTMGEILSSLLMG, from the exons atgagtAATAATGGAAGAATGAAGCGCGTATTCGACGAAATCTCTGACGACGAGTGGGACAGCCACTCATTTCAGCCTTCGCGCGTTCTTAAAACAACGTCGCTTCAGAAACACGAGCAGAAGAAATCTGCTCCTCCTTCTATAGAATCCTTCGCATTCAATAAAAGATGCGGAGACACTCTGAACTGCAGTTCCAGCAGCGAAGACGATAGCATCGAGATTACTCCGCCTTTCACTTCAGGAGACAAAATCGAGAATTTAGAGGATGATGACGTGGAACTTGATGATGACGATGCTGCTGCTTTTGAAGAGGGGGTCCCGAGGCAGAGTAATCGTGGCCGTCGATTTGTCGTTGATGATGacgaggaggaggaggaggagcaaGTGGAGAGTGATAGGGATTTTGCTGAGGTGTATGATTTAAATACGACCGACGAGGAAGAGGAGAAGTTGGAGTTAGAAGAAGATGACGTAGTTGGAAAAGCTTTACAAAAGTGCGCCAAAATATCGGCTGACTTGAAAAAGGAATTGTACGGCTCTGCTGCCACCTCCTGCGAACGGTATGCTGAGGTCGACGCTTCTTCAGTAAGGATCGTCACTCAG AGTGATATTGCTGCAGCATGTACAGTGGTGGATTCAGATTTCCAGCCTGTTCTCAAGCCATACCAGTTAGTTGGTGTGAACTTTCTTCTTCTGCTCAACCGGAAGGGCATTGCAGGAG CCATATTGGCGGACGAGATGGGGCTTGGGAAGACTATTCAG gcaattacatatttaatgtTGCTGAAACACTTGAATGATGATCCTGGTCCGCATTTAATTGTTTGTCCAGCCTCTGTATTGGAAAATTGGGAAAGAGAACTCAAAAAGTGGTGTCCATCATTTTCTGTACTTCAGTATCATGGTGCTGCACGAGCTGCCTATTCAAAAGAGTTGAACTCTTTAGCCAAAGCTGGGTTGCCACTTCCATTTAATGTGCTTCTTGTTTGTTATTCACTCTTTGAGCGTCACAG TGCACAACAGAAAGATGACCGTAAAATTCTGAAACGCTGGCGATGGAGTTGTGTTCTCATGGATGAGGCACATGCTTTAAAGGATAAGAACAGCTATAGGTGGAAAAACCTGATGTCAGTTGCAAGAAATGCAAAGCAGCGTCTGATGCTTACAGGAACGCCCCTACAGAATGATTTGCAT GAGCTTTGGTCCCTATTGGAGTTTATGATGCCTGATCTTTTTGCAACCGAGGATGTTGACTTGAAAAAGCTACTAAATGCAGAAGATAGAGATTTAATTGTTCGTATGAAGTCCATACTGGGACCATTCATCTTGAGGCGTTTAAAATCTGATGTAATGCAACAACTTGTTCCAAAGATACAGCGG GTTGAATATGTTTCAATGGAAAAGCATCAGGAAGTTGCTTATAAAGAAGCAATTGAGGAATATCGCACAGCTTCACGTGATCGTATGGCAAAGCTGAAAGACATCAACTTGAATACCATTTTTGAATTTCTTCCTCGGCGGCAAGTCTCCAATTATTTTGTTCAGTTTCGCAAG ATAGCAAATCATCCATTATTGGTGAGGCGAATTTACAGTGATGAGGATGTTGTTCGTTTTGCTAAGATTTTACATCCAATCGGTGTTTTTGGCTTTGAATGTACGTTGGACAGAGTTATTGAGGAACTTAAGAGCTATAATGACTTTTCTATTCATCAG CTTTTACTTAATTATGGTGACAAGGATGCTAAAGGAATTCTTTCCGAAAAGCACATCATGCTATCAGCAAAATGTCGG GCACTAGCTGAACTTCTTCCTGAGTTGAGGAGGGATGGACATAAGGTTCTAATTTTTAGCCAGTGGACTTCAATGCTAGACATCTTAGAATGGACTTTGGATGTTATTGGACTGACATATAGAAGACTTGATGGAAG TACTCCAGTGACAGAGAGGCAGACCATAGTTGATGCTTTCAACAATGATACTTCTATATTTGCTTGCTTATTGTCCACTAGAGCTGGGGGGCAGGGTTTGAACTTGACTGGAGCTGATACGGTTGTCATCCATGATATGGATTTCAACCCACAGATTGATCGACAAGCAGAAGATCGATGTCATCGCATTGGCCAAACTAAGCCTGTCACCATTTACAG GCTGGTGACCAAGGGTACAGTTGATGAGAATATTTATGAGATTGCAAAACGGAAGCTTACTTTGGATGCTGCTGTTCTTGAGTCTGGAGTGGAGGTAGATGATGCGGGCGACACTTCTGAGAAGACAATGGGGGAGATATTATCATCACTTTTAATGGGCTAA
- the LOC8283302 gene encoding transcription factor bHLH111, whose translation MAQECSGSSVAISSSTPPAVGCWWDLHHHHASSLSPWHQPNPSSNSSCEEDVSMSTSFTNASNHSGLTVESSRRLVEPAASSPNELIGEHASDSQLWSHILLGVGSNGELQNNQDVGENLLDALSSRSINSSGIFEPACDYLKKIDHNWEFTSSFNNFEKHINGFSTDHHHQSLIESDQRVTKLSNLVNNWSIAPPDPGVVSNNRDFDPMTCSISLSSVNHYSPQPQTFSDSASCGTAGMGRNSGLILSCYGSHDHVKVENDHEHQNHHRHVEAPAAGYVLRRSTFNNNGAGVGYHIGLNNGSVMADNSKYYYGTTENTSARTFNDGLTFNGRLNKPLIDIQGHKPCFKSLNLSDCRKQGLQTSSQTVRGQGNSSEGKKKRYEDTSETIPKKPKHESSTASSVKTQAPKVKLGDRITALQQIVSPFGKTDTASVLLEAIQYIKFLQEQVQLLSNPYMKSNSHKDPWGGLDKKAQGDAKVDLRSRGLCLVPISCTPQIYHENTGSDYWTPTYRGCLYR comes from the exons ATGGCTCAAGAATGTAGTGGGAGCTCTGTGGCTATCTCTTCCTCTACGCCTCCTGCTGTAGGCTGTTGGTGggatcttcatcatcatcatgcAAGCTCTCTTTCTCCATGGCACCAACCAAACCCTAGTTCTAATTCTTCTTGTGAAGAGGATGTCTCCATGTCTACATCTTTTACTAATGCTTCCAATCACTCGGGGCTAACTGTTGAGTCGTCTCGCCGACTTGTTGAGCCTGCTGCTTCTTCTCCTAATGAGTTGATAGGAGAACATGCTTCTGATAGTCAACTGTGGAGTCATATTCTATT AGGAGTTGGAAGCAATGGAGAGCTGCAAAACAATCAAGATGTTGGAGAAAACTTGCTCGATGCACTATCATCAAGAAGCATTAATTCATCTGGGATATTCGAACCGGCATGTGATTACTTGAAGAAAATAGATCACAATTGGGAATTTACATCATCCTTTAACAACTTTGAAAAGCATATAAATGGTTTTAGTActgatcatcatcatcaaagcTTGATTGAAAGTGATCAAAGGGTGACCAAGTTGTCCAACTTGGTAAACAACTGGTCTATTGCTCCTCCTGATCCTGGAGTGGTAAGCAATAATCGCGATTTCGATCCAATGACATGCAGTATATCATTAAGTAGTGTAAATCACTACTCGCCTCAGCCTCAAACATTCAGTGATTCTGCGTCGTGCGGGACAGCAGGAATGGGAAGAAATTCtggtttgattttatcatGTTACGGATCACATGATCATGTAAAGGTAGAAAATGATCACGAACATCAAAATCATCATCGCCATGTAGAAGCACCAGCAGCAGGTTATGTTCTGAGAAGGTCAACGTTTAATAATAATGGAGCTGGAGTTGGATATCATATTGGTCTGAACAACGGCTCGGTTATGGCAGATAACAGCAAATACTATTATGGAACAACTGAAAATACAAGTGCAAGAACCTTCAATGATGGTTTAACTTTTAATGGTCGACTTAACAAGCCATTGATTGATATTCAAGGCCATAAACCTTGCTTTAAATCCTTGAATTTATCTGATTGTAGAAAGCAAGGACTTCAAACTTCCTCACAG ACGGTCAGAGGACAGGGGAATTCAAGtgaaggaaagaagaaaagatatgAGGACACTTCAGAGACAATCCCGAAAAAGCCTAAGCATGAGAGCTCTACAGCTTCATCTGTAAAg acgCAGGCACCAAAAGTCAAGCTTGGGGACAGAATCACAGCCCTTCAACAAATTGTGTCGCCATTTGGAAAG ACTGATACAGCCTCTGTGCTATTAGAAGCAATTCAGTATATAAAGTTCTTGCAAGAGCAAGTGCAG CTATTGAGTAACCCTTACATGAAGAGCAATTCACACAAG GATCCTTGGGGAGGGCTGGATAAGAAAGCACAGGGAGATGCAAAAGTTGATCTGAGGAGCAGGGGTCTTTGTTTGGTTCCAATTTCATGTACTCCTCAGATTTATCATGAGAATACAGGATCAGATTACTGGACACCAACATACAGAGGATGCCTGTATAGATGA